A stretch of the Haloplanus aerogenes genome encodes the following:
- a CDS encoding adenosylcobalamin-dependent ribonucleoside-diphosphate reductase produces MATLDEVARTVLRERYLRQDEAGTVIETPDELFRRVADAVAAAEDDDVEGTADRFYDALSALEFLPNSPTLMNAGTDLHQLAACFVLPIEDSLVSIFETLKRTALIHQSGGGTGFSFSKIRPVGDVVAKTGGVASGPVSFMRIFDVATEQIKQGGRRRGANMGVLDASHPDVRAFVTAKHEADAFRNFNLSVATDAAFWDAVESGEPYDLVNPRTGETVDRVDADAILDLIAELAWATGDPGLLFLDEINTHNPTPALGRIEATNPCGEVPLLPYEACILGSVNLGEMTDGDKIDREKLARTVRLGVRFLDDALDVSTFPVADIERAVSRTRKVGVGVMGFHDMLVDIGVAYDSDEAVAVADEVMQLVSETAWETSRRLAEERGPFPVWSESVFDDPVRNATTTTIAPTGTISMIAGATAGIEPIYNVVYEKQVLGGLEMVNDRFVEIAKARGFYDEDLLTDLKDRTSIQDVDAIPADVKRLFQTAHDVPPERHVAVQAAFQHHVDNAVSKTVNLPSDASVDDVRTVFLAARDQGLKGITVFRSGARPEQVLGDDPLKEECVGECEYAGRE; encoded by the coding sequence ATGGCAACGCTCGACGAGGTAGCACGGACGGTCCTTCGCGAGCGGTATCTCCGGCAGGACGAAGCGGGTACCGTGATCGAAACGCCCGACGAGCTCTTTCGTCGTGTGGCGGACGCCGTCGCAGCGGCGGAAGACGACGATGTGGAGGGGACGGCGGATCGCTTCTACGACGCGCTCTCGGCGCTTGAGTTCCTGCCCAACTCGCCGACGCTGATGAACGCCGGGACGGACCTACACCAGCTGGCGGCGTGTTTCGTCCTGCCGATCGAGGACTCGCTGGTGTCGATATTCGAGACGTTGAAACGGACCGCGCTGATCCACCAGAGCGGCGGCGGCACGGGGTTTTCGTTCTCGAAGATCCGCCCCGTGGGCGACGTGGTGGCGAAAACGGGTGGCGTCGCCAGCGGGCCGGTGAGTTTCATGCGCATCTTCGACGTGGCGACTGAACAGATCAAACAGGGCGGCCGCCGCCGCGGGGCGAACATGGGCGTCCTCGACGCCTCTCACCCGGACGTGCGGGCGTTCGTGACGGCCAAGCACGAAGCGGACGCGTTCCGGAACTTCAACCTCTCGGTGGCTACCGACGCGGCGTTCTGGGACGCCGTCGAGAGCGGCGAGCCGTACGATCTGGTCAACCCGCGGACGGGTGAAACTGTCGACCGGGTGGACGCCGACGCGATCCTCGACCTGATCGCCGAACTCGCGTGGGCGACGGGCGATCCCGGCCTGCTCTTTCTCGACGAGATCAACACCCACAACCCGACGCCCGCGCTCGGCCGGATCGAGGCGACGAACCCCTGTGGAGAGGTGCCCCTGCTCCCCTACGAGGCCTGCATTCTCGGTTCGGTCAACCTCGGCGAGATGACCGACGGCGACAAAATCGATCGGGAGAAACTGGCACGTACCGTTCGTCTGGGAGTCCGCTTCCTCGACGATGCGCTCGATGTCTCGACGTTTCCGGTGGCCGACATCGAGCGTGCCGTCTCCCGCACCCGAAAAGTCGGGGTGGGAGTCATGGGATTTCACGACATGCTCGTCGATATCGGCGTCGCGTACGACAGCGACGAGGCCGTCGCCGTCGCCGACGAAGTGATGCAACTCGTCTCGGAGACGGCGTGGGAGACATCACGGCGCCTCGCCGAGGAGCGTGGCCCCTTCCCGGTGTGGTCGGAGTCGGTCTTCGACGATCCCGTCCGTAATGCGACGACCACGACCATCGCGCCGACGGGCACCATCTCGATGATCGCCGGAGCGACGGCCGGCATCGAACCCATCTACAACGTCGTCTACGAGAAGCAGGTCCTCGGCGGGCTGGAGATGGTGAACGACCGGTTCGTCGAGATAGCGAAGGCACGCGGCTTCTACGACGAGGATCTGCTGACCGATCTCAAGGACCGAACGTCGATTCAGGACGTGGACGCGATTCCCGCGGACGTGAAACGTCTCTTCCAGACGGCACACGACGTACCCCCGGAACGACACGTCGCAGTGCAGGCCGCATTCCAGCACCACGTCGACAACGCGGTCAGCAAGACGGTGAATCTCCCGTCAGACGCCAGCGTCGACGACGTGCGGACGGTGTTCCTCGCGGCGAGAGATCAGGGGTTGAAAGGGATCACGGTCTTCCGGAGCGGCGCACGTCCGGAGCAAGTGCTGGGCGACGATCCGTTGAAAGAAGAGTGTGTCGGCGAGTGCGAGTACGCCGGGAGGGAGTGA
- a CDS encoding transcription initiation factor IIB has product MTETHVWTASETALDEREESTAETEQEHVCPECGGALVTDEEHGETACSECGLVVEADGIDRGPEWRAFDSRERDEKARVGSPTTNMMHDKGLSTTIDWQNKDAYGNTLSADQRQKMQRLRTWNRRFQTRDHQERNLRQALGEIDRMASALGLPETVRETASVIYRRALEDDLLPGRSIEGVATSALYAAARQAGVPRTIDEVARVSRVDEEEFKRTYRYVVRELNLEVAPADPVSYVTRFASELDLSDEAERLAREMLDAAKEQGIHSGKNPVGLAAAAVYAAPLLTNEQVTQQEVSEVADISEVTIRNRYRELLNAYEQMGAVAA; this is encoded by the coding sequence ATGACTGAAACACACGTATGGACGGCCAGCGAGACGGCACTCGACGAACGGGAGGAATCGACGGCGGAGACCGAACAGGAACACGTCTGTCCCGAGTGTGGCGGTGCGCTCGTGACCGACGAGGAACACGGCGAGACGGCCTGTAGCGAGTGTGGCCTCGTCGTCGAGGCGGACGGCATCGACCGCGGTCCCGAGTGGCGCGCTTTCGACTCGCGCGAACGCGACGAGAAGGCCCGCGTCGGATCGCCGACGACGAATATGATGCACGACAAGGGTCTGTCGACCACCATCGACTGGCAGAACAAGGACGCCTACGGCAACACGCTCTCGGCCGACCAGCGCCAGAAGATGCAGCGTCTGCGCACCTGGAACCGCCGGTTCCAGACCCGCGACCACCAGGAGCGCAACCTGCGGCAGGCGCTCGGCGAAATCGATCGCATGGCCTCGGCGCTCGGCCTCCCCGAGACGGTCCGCGAGACCGCGTCTGTCATCTACCGACGGGCGCTGGAGGACGACCTCCTGCCCGGCCGTTCGATCGAGGGCGTCGCGACCAGCGCGCTCTACGCCGCGGCCCGACAGGCCGGCGTCCCCCGGACCATCGACGAGGTGGCCCGCGTCAGCCGCGTCGACGAGGAGGAGTTCAAACGCACCTACCGCTACGTGGTGCGGGAACTCAACCTCGAAGTCGCCCCGGCCGATCCGGTGAGCTACGTCACCCGGTTCGCGTCGGAACTCGACCTCTCGGACGAGGCCGAACGCCTCGCCCGCGAGATGCTCGACGCCGCCAAGGAACAGGGCATCCACAGCGGTAAGAACCCGGTCGGCCTCGCGGCCGCCGCCGTCTACGCTGCCCCCCTGCTCACCAACGAGCAGGTCACCCAGCAGGAAGTCAGCGAGGTGGCCGACATCTCGGAAGTGACTATCCGCAACCGCTACCGCGAACTTCTCAACGCGTACGAGCAGATGGGCGCAGTCGCGGCCTGA
- a CDS encoding DNA polymerase sliding clamp: MFKAIVSASTLRDALDSVSVLVDECKVRLNEDGLSIRAVDPANVGMVDLSLDAAAFESYEADGGVIGVNLARLEDIAGMGNAGDLVHLELDEETRKLHIRIDGLSYTLALIDPDSIRQEPDIPDLDLPARIVVEGNQLDRGITAADMVSDHINLRVDEDAETFHIEAEGDTDDVDFEMGPNDLIDLEAGPADSLFSLDYLKDMNKAIPGDAEVTIELGEEFPVKLHYEFAEGLGNVTFMLAPRIQSD, encoded by the coding sequence ATGTTCAAGGCCATCGTGAGCGCGTCGACGCTCCGGGACGCCCTCGACTCCGTGAGCGTGTTGGTCGACGAGTGTAAGGTGCGACTCAACGAGGACGGCCTGTCGATCCGCGCGGTCGATCCGGCGAACGTGGGGATGGTCGATCTGTCGCTCGATGCGGCCGCCTTCGAATCCTACGAGGCCGACGGTGGCGTCATCGGCGTCAACCTCGCACGACTGGAGGACATCGCCGGTATGGGCAACGCCGGCGACCTGGTCCATCTCGAACTCGACGAGGAGACGCGAAAGCTCCACATCCGGATCGACGGGCTCTCCTACACGCTGGCGCTCATCGATCCCGACTCGATCCGCCAGGAGCCGGACATCCCCGACCTCGACCTGCCGGCTCGGATCGTCGTCGAAGGCAACCAGCTCGACCGCGGGATCACGGCCGCCGACATGGTGTCCGATCACATCAACCTCCGCGTCGACGAGGACGCCGAGACGTTCCACATCGAAGCCGAAGGCGACACCGACGACGTGGATTTCGAGATGGGCCCCAACGACCTCATCGATCTGGAGGCCGGTCCCGCGGACTCGCTGTTCTCGCTCGATTACCTCAAGGATATGAACAAGGCCATCCCCGGCGACGCCGAGGTGACCATCGAACTGGGCGAGGAGTTCCCGGTGAAACTCCACTACGAGTTCGCCGAAGGGCTGGGTAACGTGACCTTCATGCTCGCACCGCGGATTCAGAGCGACTAG
- a CDS encoding helix-turn-helix domain-containing protein translates to MGVIVDVRIPAHQFELGRRLPFHDGDSAELERVGTVGGGDVSVFSLSWMLPDGCVENPFVDADGYRLEVLEPFDGQELYVLAWEPTADPFFGLIDDYGGSVRCGTGTSDSWTFETRFPSHDAFASFRSSCEATEMGVDVERVYNPTRRGTGAWYGLTPRQRRTLELAVERGYYDIPRRCTTIELADELGISDQAVTERLRRGIVTFVTNALLFEEG, encoded by the coding sequence ATGGGTGTCATTGTAGACGTACGGATACCGGCCCATCAGTTCGAACTCGGCCGACGCCTGCCGTTTCACGACGGCGACAGCGCCGAACTCGAACGGGTGGGGACGGTGGGGGGCGGCGACGTTTCGGTCTTCTCGCTCTCGTGGATGCTTCCGGACGGCTGCGTCGAGAACCCGTTCGTCGACGCGGACGGCTATCGGCTCGAAGTGCTGGAGCCATTCGACGGCCAGGAACTCTACGTATTGGCGTGGGAACCGACCGCTGACCCGTTCTTCGGGTTGATCGACGACTACGGCGGATCGGTGCGGTGCGGTACCGGCACGTCGGACAGCTGGACGTTCGAGACGCGATTCCCTAGCCACGACGCGTTCGCGTCGTTTCGGTCCTCCTGCGAGGCGACCGAGATGGGGGTGGACGTGGAGCGAGTGTACAACCCTACCAGACGGGGGACCGGCGCCTGGTACGGGTTGACGCCGCGACAGCGCCGAACGCTCGAACTCGCCGTCGAACGGGGATACTACGACATCCCCCGGCGGTGTACGACCATCGAACTCGCCGACGAACTCGGGATCTCCGATCAGGCGGTCACCGAACGACTCCGTCGCGGTATCGTGACCTTCGTCACCAACGCCTTGCTGTTCGAGGAGGGGTGA
- a CDS encoding DUF7344 domain-containing protein, which translates to MTTSNVNQREDTTAGESRGNRRRTNEEQLDAVFEVLADARRRRIIRILRTQDGDTVPVPALAQTLATREPTDPEPDQLVISLRHVHLPKLDATGVIEYTAERSQVRYCGPSLVERLLDQV; encoded by the coding sequence ATGACCACATCGAATGTCAATCAGCGTGAAGACACCACAGCCGGCGAATCGAGGGGGAATCGGCGCCGAACGAACGAAGAGCAGCTCGATGCGGTGTTCGAGGTTCTAGCGGACGCGCGACGACGACGCATCATCCGTATCTTGCGGACACAGGACGGCGACACGGTACCCGTACCGGCGCTCGCACAGACGCTCGCCACCCGTGAACCGACCGATCCGGAGCCGGACCAGCTCGTCATCTCGCTCAGACATGTCCACCTGCCGAAACTCGACGCGACCGGTGTGATCGAGTACACCGCCGAGCGGTCACAGGTTCGATACTGCGGCCCGTCACTCGTCGAACGACTGCTGGATCAGGTCTGA
- a CDS encoding 23S rRNA (uridine(2552)-2'-O)-methyltransferase, producing the protein MTGKDEYYNRSKQEGYRARSAYKLKQLDEAANLFSPGDAVVDLGAAPGGWLQVAAEAVGEGGTVVGVDRQRIRPLDAENVETVRGDMTEEATVERLRDAVDGTGIDVVVSDMAPNMTGEYSVDHARSVHLARQALGVARDLLDPGGDLVVKVFDGPDLADLRSDMEESFEYVRSIRPDASRDSSSELYLVAKGYLTAPVSAGDELTVEITDEGREGDGIARVDDFTVFVPDTEVGEKVAIRIEDVKPRFAFAARQD; encoded by the coding sequence ATGACGGGAAAGGACGAGTACTACAACCGCTCGAAACAGGAGGGGTATCGCGCCCGGTCGGCCTACAAGCTCAAACAGCTCGACGAGGCGGCGAACCTGTTTTCGCCGGGCGATGCGGTGGTCGACCTCGGCGCCGCGCCCGGTGGGTGGCTTCAGGTCGCCGCCGAGGCGGTCGGTGAGGGAGGCACCGTCGTCGGCGTCGACCGCCAGCGCATCCGACCGCTGGACGCCGAGAACGTCGAAACCGTCCGCGGCGACATGACCGAGGAGGCGACGGTCGAGCGCCTCCGAGACGCGGTGGATGGGACCGGTATCGACGTCGTCGTCTCCGACATGGCACCGAACATGACCGGGGAGTACAGCGTCGACCACGCACGATCGGTCCACCTCGCCCGACAGGCGCTCGGCGTCGCCCGGGACCTCCTCGACCCCGGCGGCGACCTCGTCGTCAAGGTGTTCGACGGGCCGGATCTGGCCGACCTCCGGAGCGACATGGAGGAGTCCTTCGAGTACGTGCGGTCGATCCGGCCGGACGCCTCGCGGGATTCGTCGTCGGAACTCTACCTCGTCGCCAAAGGGTATCTGACCGCGCCGGTGAGCGCCGGCGACGAACTCACGGTCGAGATTACGGACGAGGGGCGCGAGGGTGACGGCATCGCCCGCGTCGACGACTTCACCGTCTTCGTCCCCGACACCGAGGTGGGCGAGAAAGTCGCAATTCGGATCGAGGACGTGAAACCGCGGTTCGCGTTCGCGGCGCGGCAGGATTAG